The Brevibacillus humidisoli DNA segment ACCAGTCGGTGCCGTCGGCTGCAGGCTGTACAGTGTCCGGCCATACCCTTGGGAGGGGCGGGCTGTACAGCTTTGGCCGCCCTGGAAGCAGTTCTGCCCCCTTTAACCGCTCCTGATACGGCACCTCAAGCCTTGAGGTGGGAATGGGCGAGAAGATCTCAGGCCAGTAGTCGGCACGTGAACCAGTATGCGTCACCCTAGTGGCCCAATCGATGATCGCCTGATGCCGTCTGGGATCGTCAAACAACAGCTTGTACAATGTTTTGCCGACATTGATCCGTCTCTCCACGGAAGGGAAGTTTTTTACACTGACCCCTGTCAATCGCGGACGTTTAGCAGCCGACTGATCTCGATATGGAAACAAGATCTGATTTAATGACAGGATGGATTGGGCCAGGAAAGGGAAGCTTTCCAGTACCTGATCCCGATAAAACGGGTGTTTAACGACCCGCTGCTCAATGTATTGTTGTTCATTGATTATCAGTGCACGTGACAGACGTGCTCCGTTGCCACTCTGTAAAAAGTCCCGCCAGATCGGCACCATGAAGCGGGAGACGCCCAAATCAGGCAAAAGCGATGTCAGATCCTCGCTTTCCCGTTTCATGGTCGCATAGAGCAGCAGTTGGGGGTATGCATCGTGAAAGATCAACCAGTTGCAACGTTCCAGAAAGGCGAAAAACGACTGAATGTCCTCTTCGGACATCAGCCGGGGCAGCCATTCACCGCGTAGGTCGGTCATGTTCCAGCCGCCATTGCGTGAGACCAGATGGGCGAGCAAGGCCCAGTTCACCTCGGGATATTGCAGATAGAAGCGGAGATATGCTTCTGTTCGTGTCAGGTTGTTCCGGTTGTGTACAGCCGTCTGATGGCGGATCTCTGCTACCAGATCGACGCCGTGGATCACTGTTCCCCGTCTCATAACGGCACTCTCCTCACCATTCGGTTGCATTGATTCCTAGCCTCTCCGCTTTCGTGCTGCCATATGCAAGGGAATGGATCTGCCAAACAGGATGGTTCGGGAACAGGCTCCCATGTGAATGAGTGGAATAGAAGCGTGCCCAGTGAGAAAGGGAACGAGCATGACGGTTCTGTTGGTTTACCTATGTCTTTGGCAAAAACTGCAGGATGAAGGCCATTAGCCCGGCTGCGATCAACGGGCCAACCGGAACGCCGCGAAACAAGGATACACCGATGATTGTGCCTACTAACAAGCCGGTGACCACTAGCGGGCTCTCTGACATCAGCGTTACACCGCGACCGCCCAGGTAAGCGACGACAGCACCGATCAGAATGGCCAGGATGGATTGCCAGTTGTTCAAGGTTTTATACATCGTCTCCGGACTGATTTTGCCACTGGCGATCGGGGATAAAACACTGATCGTGAGTACGATAATCCCCAACTGCAGCCCGTACTGCTCCAGATAGGGGAAGACCCGCTCTGCGTTTACCAAACGAAGCAGCAGCAGGACGCAGACGGCGATGGAAATGGTTGGATTTCCGCCGACAATCCCAAGTGCGAGTAGTGCCAGAAGAATAACGTTGATGATGTCCATAGCTAATCCTGCTTTCTCTGTTTTTTCCTATTATAACAAAAAAGCGATGCCCGATTTCTGACATTGCCATTGCTGCTGTCGAGAAGAAGAGGGCGTGTCTCTATGCGACCGGCCCTTCTTCCAGCATCCCTACGGGAAATCCAACCTGCTCATCTGAGCCGCTAAAACGCCCCCAGGCAAAAACCCCGTTGAAGTAATCGACCGTGAATGGTTGGTCATGTCCGTAAACACGATAGCTTCTACCGACTGTAAACGGTGTGGTTCCGAGATAGTACGATTTGGCCAGATAGAACTTCTGCTCCAAGATCCCATGGCTGACCTGATCACCTCGCGCTTTCTGTGCTTCTGCTTCTCTGCGTAGGTGCTCCATCTCCATTTGCAGTTCAGCCAATGTCATCTCGCTGTATCGTTTCATCGAAAACAACCTCCCTTAGGATCGATCACTAGGATTACGCTCTTATTGTAGCAGGGAAAGAATCCGGGTACACTTTGCTTGCAAAAAAAAACAGCATTCCACCACATGGGGAATGCAAAGGATTGGGGTTTTTCGAAAACAGTCGTTTGCCATGGACAGGCAGCCGCTCTCACCCGACTGTCTGACGCAGCAGGTTCTCACGCAATAAACATGACCAAGTCGTGTACCAAGTGACCTGAGCATGGTATCGGTAGAAATCGTAACCGTCACGGTTGTTTTTATACGTTGAGTGGTTCGCTTACAGGAATCAGGATAACAAATAAAAGTAAAGCGCTGATAAAGCAAAAATAAAAAATGGTAAATGACTGTATCGATTTAATGGAAAAAATGTTAATGGGCAAAAATGTGATTTCCAATATGCACAGCCTGTGGACGGCTCCAGATCCAAGTGGAGGTAGCCGTTTCAGGGTTAAAGAAGTAAAACGATCCCTGTGAAGGGTCTGAGCCACGCAGAGCATCCAAAACGGCACGACGGGCGGTCTGATTTGTTTGCTTTGGCAATCGGCCGTCTCTCACAGAGGAAAAAGCACCAGGAGCAAACACGACCCCACGCATTGTGTCGGGAAATCGTTCTGCGTGGATGCGGTTCAGAACGACGGCAGCTATCGCCACTTGGCCCTGATATGGCTCTCCTCGTCCTTCCGCGTACACCAGCCGGGCCAGCAGATTCAGTTCTTTTCCAGAAAGGCTGACTTGCTGCAGACGCTTCTCTGTCGTACGGTCGACGACCCCTGTCGTCGGCAGACTCTGCTGGCGTTGAAACGCCCGGACGGCAGCAACCGTTTTTTCGCTGACGATTCCGTTGATCCTGCCGTTGTACAGTCCCAGCAGGTAGAGTCGATACTGCAGATCCCATACATCTTCCCCACGACTTCCAGGATACATCTCACTGGGAGCGGCTGCTTCTGTCGAATGGACGAACAGACAGAGCAGGACGACCAGCAGCGTTTGTATACAAAAGAAAAAGCGCGAATGCGCCAATGGTTTCATGAACACCGGAAAAAAGCACTCCTTTTCGCTTTGATCGCAAAAACCGAAGCAACAGCGAACCGATCAGGTGCCAGTCTATCTTAGCAATTGTTTGGGTTCAATAGTCTTTTGTTGTCGGATATGCCATTTTTTAGTATCTGCCAAATGTTCTTGCCGACTCTCTGTATAGGAACAGCAGTGAGATCCCCGCTGCAAGGCTGGCCGCAAACAGCGCTACATAGATGATCCGCCACTGGAACGGAATGTGTGGATACAGCGGCGAACCGATCAGGATCAACAGTTGGCAGATCAGATAAAACTTCCACCGCGAATCAACTGTTCGCGCCAATCGTCTATGGCCTTGGTTTCTGGCTGCAAGGGCAATGCCGCTGCAGATGAAGTAGACCATAAACAAATCAAGCATGACAAACGCCTGTCCTCCCCACATCCACAGCAGATCAGATGTCGATTGCGGAAACTCTTCCAGCCCCGCCTGCAGTTCGACAACGGCAAAGAGGAAGAACGGCAGATTGACGACGGCGAACGGTACTGCGTTGCGAAAGCGGCTGCTTTGACTGGACAGTTTTCTTAAGGAAGCAATCACGATCAGATAACCGACAAAGTCGGGCAGGATGTCAAAATGCTGCAGACGGACATCGAGCAGCACGATCAGGCTGCCCCAGAACAGTTGTCTGTATGCGTACTGGTACATCTTCCTATCTCCTTTCTTCTACGAACTGACCGATCCGCTCATCGGTCAGGTTGGGACGATAGTCGATGTGTAAAGGAATGATTTCGCTTTTGCCAGCTCCATCCTCTACCAGTATGTCCGCGTCAAGATCGTAGAAATGAAGGGCGCTGACAACATCTGCCGAGGTGTCAAAGGCGTATTGAACAGTTAATGTCTCGTTTTTGCCAAGCGTCAGCGGGAATTGGGTGTCACTCAACGATTGACCGTTTATTTGCATGTGGAAAAAATCAGCAGGCCAAGGAGAATCAAATCGTATCCCTGTCACTTGGAGATGTTCCCTGGCACGGTACGTATCCGATCCGGTATGGTTGGAGCTGCTCGAACCGCTAATCCAGTCCAGCCATTCATGATGGGGATATTGCTTGTGCAGCGTGATCTCGCCGATGTCTACTTCATCCCACGTACCATCCGAGTACCGGACCTCGATCACATCCCATGAATCTTGCCGGACCGGTTCACGATCCATCCGGATATCCAGCTGTCGGATCTGGTGGTAGTTGGTTCTGTGAGTGATCTGCCGATCATCTACGAAGACCGGATAAGTTCGATCAGGGAGGTCGATATCTGTCACCTGCCGTTGGTCAGTCACATTGGTAAGGTAATAGAGAGAAAAAGTATATAGGTTATCGTCAGGGTAAACGTCGTAATAGTGGGAAAAAAAGATCGGTTTCGCCACTTGCTTTGCATCGTACAGCAGAAGGCTGCCGACCCAGAGCAACACCCAACCGAATATTGCTGCGGCAAGCCATTTGTTGACTCTCATCCCGATTCCTCCTTCTTTCCCAGTATAGGGGACCTCCCGGAAAGATGCCAGCTAGAGAGAAGGGGAGCGCAGGGATCGGTGAAAACAGCAAGGCACTCGTCCGGGTCGGACGAGTGCCTGATGGCTTCTCAACTTTCCTCTATCGTAATCGACTTGATAGTCACCGGGTCGACCGGAAGACTGTTTTCACCGCCAGCTTTCGGATTGGGTTTTGTCTGGCCTTTGGCGATTTTTTGCACCACATCCATCCCTTTTGTCACCTTGCCAAAAATCGTATAGTTGGGGATGTTGTTCAGACCGGTCACCTCTGGGCCAGTCCCGATAAAGAACTGGCTTCCATTGGTATCAGGACCGTTGTTGGCCATGGCGACCACACCAATTTCGTATTTGTGGCCATTCTCCAGTTCGTCTTCAAACGTATAGCCAGGACCTCCGGTTCCATTGCCGAGCGGGTCTCCGGTCTGGATCATGAAG contains these protein-coding regions:
- a CDS encoding DUF2515 family protein — encoded protein: MRRGTVIHGVDLVAEIRHQTAVHNRNNLTRTEAYLRFYLQYPEVNWALLAHLVSRNGGWNMTDLRGEWLPRLMSEEDIQSFFAFLERCNWLIFHDAYPQLLLYATMKRESEDLTSLLPDLGVSRFMVPIWRDFLQSGNGARLSRALIINEQQYIEQRVVKHPFYRDQVLESFPFLAQSILSLNQILFPYRDQSAAKRPRLTGVSVKNFPSVERRINVGKTLYKLLFDDPRRHQAIIDWATRVTHTGSRADYWPEIFSPIPTSRLEVPYQERLKGAELLPGRPKLYSPPLPRVWPDTVQPAADGTDWYRDEKWLRFLEEDDLIPTIDENDYASGLNMVEAGLQMVALIS
- a CDS encoding DUF441 domain-containing protein; the encoded protein is MDIINVILLALLALGIVGGNPTISIAVCVLLLLRLVNAERVFPYLEQYGLQLGIIVLTISVLSPIASGKISPETMYKTLNNWQSILAILIGAVVAYLGGRGVTLMSESPLVVTGLLVGTIIGVSLFRGVPVGPLIAAGLMAFILQFLPKT
- a CDS encoding DUF1811 family protein → MKRYSEMTLAELQMEMEHLRREAEAQKARGDQVSHGILEQKFYLAKSYYLGTTPFTVGRSYRVYGHDQPFTVDYFNGVFAWGRFSGSDEQVGFPVGMLEEGPVA
- a CDS encoding cell wall hydrolase; this translates as MKPLAHSRFFFCIQTLLVVLLCLFVHSTEAAAPSEMYPGSRGEDVWDLQYRLYLLGLYNGRINGIVSEKTVAAVRAFQRQQSLPTTGVVDRTTEKRLQQVSLSGKELNLLARLVYAEGRGEPYQGQVAIAAVVLNRIHAERFPDTMRGVVFAPGAFSSVRDGRLPKQTNQTARRAVLDALRGSDPSQGSFYFFNPETATSTWIWSRPQAVHIGNHIFAH